A window of Saccharomyces paradoxus chromosome XIII, complete sequence contains these coding sequences:
- a CDS encoding uncharacterized protein (S-adenosylmethionine-homocysteine methyltransferase~similar to YPL273W), translating to MARLPLKQLLADSPKKVLVLDGGQGTELENRGIKVANPVWSTIPFISESFWSDESSANRKIVKEMFNDFLNAGAEILMTTTYQTSYKSVSENTPIKTLSEYNNLLNRIVDFSRNCIGEDKYLIGCIGPWGAHICREFTGDYGAEPENIDFYQYFKPQLENFNKNDKLDLIGFETIPNIHELKAILSWDESILSKPFYIGLSVHEHGVLRDGTTMEEVAQVIKDLGDKINPNFSLLGINCVSFNQSPDILESLHQALPKMALLAYPNSGEVYDTEKKIWLPNSDKLNSWDTVVKRYISSGARIIGGCCRTSPKDIQEISAAVKKYT from the coding sequence ATGGCACGTCTTCCTCTGAAGCAGTTACTAGCAGATAGCCCCAAAAAAgttcttgttcttgatgGTGGCCAAGGAACAGAATTGGAAAACAGAGGTATCAAAGTTGCCAACCCCGTGTGGTCAACTATTCCATTCATTAGTGAGTCGTTTTGGTCTGATGAGTCATCAGCCAACAGAAAAATCGTCAAAGAAATGTTCAACGATTTCTTGAATGCTGGTGCGGAAATATTGATGACTACAACATATCAAACGAGTTATAAATCAGTCTCTGAAAACACCCCGATTAAGACTTTATCAGAATACAATAACCTTTTGAATAGGATCGTCGATTTTTCTCGTAATTGCATTGGCGAAGACAAATACTTGATTGGCTGTATTGGCCCATGGGGTGCTCATATTTGTCGCGAGTTCACAGGTGACTATGGTGCTGAACCGGAAAATATTGACTTCTATCAATACTTTAAACCTCAGTTGGAAaacttcaataaaaatgataaactGGATTTGATTGGGTTTGAAACCATTCCTAACATTCATGAGCTGAAGGCTATTCTGTCTTGGGATGAGAGTATCCTATCCAAACCCTTCTACATCGGGTTATCCGTGCATGAGCACGGTGTCTTGAGAGATGGCACTACCATGGAAGAAGTTGCACAAGTTATTAAGGACTTGGGCGACAAAATAAATCCCAACTTTTCCCTCCTAGGTATCAACTGCGTCAGCTTCAACCAGTCTCCTGACATTCTTGAGTCCTTACATCAAGCCCTGCCAAAAATGGCCTTGCTTGCTTATCCAAATAGTGGGGAAGTTTATGAcactgaaaagaaaatatggttGCCAAATAGCGATAAGCTAAACAGTTGGGATACGGTTGTCAAACGATACATTAGCAGCGGTGCCCGCATCATTGGTGGTTGCTGTAGAACAAGTCCAAAAGATATCCAAGAAATTTCCGCAGCCGTTAAGAAATATACCTAA
- a CDS encoding amino acid permease (High-affinity S-adenosylmethionine permease~similar to YPL274W) yields MDILKRENESDKFTKIETESTTIPTGSGRPDSLVRRMKDSFKQSNLHVISEDLENSEQTEQEKIQWKLASQPYQKVLSQRHLTMIAIGGTLGTGLFIGLGYSLASGPAALLIGFLLVGTSMFCVVQSAAELSCQFPVSGSYATHVSRFIDESIGFTVATNYALAWLISFPSELIGCSLTISYWNQTVNPAVWVAIFYVFIMVLNLFGVRGFAETEFALSIIKVIAIFIFIIIGIVLIAGGGPNSTGYIGTKYWHDPGAFAKPVFKNLCNTFVSAAFSFGGSELVLLTSTESKNISAISRAAKGTFWRIAIFYITTVVIIGCLVPYNDSRLLSGSTSEDISASPFVIALSNTGSMGQKVSNFMNVVILVAVVSVCNSCVYASSRLIQALGASGQLPSICSYMDRKGRPLVGIGISGAFGLLGFLVASKKEDEVFTWLFALCSISSFFTWFCICMSQVRFRMALKAQGRSKDEIAYKSMLGIYGGILGCILNALLVAGEIYVSAAPVGSPSSAEAFFEYCLSIPIMIVVYVAHRIYRRDWKNWYIKKSDIDLDTGCSVENLELFKAQKEAEKQHIASKPFYYKIYRFWC; encoded by the coding sequence ATGGATATACTTAAGAGGGAAAATGAATCGGACAAGTTTACGAAAATAGAGACTGAATCTACTACGATACCAACCGGGTCGGGCAGACCTGACTCACTGGTTAGGAGAATGAAGGACTCCTTCAAGCAAAGCAACTTGCATGTCATATCAGAAGACCTTGAAAACAGTGAACAGACAGAGCaggaaaaaatccaatggAAACTAGCTTCTCAACCttatcaaaaagttttgaGCCAAAGGCACTTGACCATGATTGCCATAGGTGGTACTTTGGGGACGGGGCTCTTCATTGGTTTAGGTTACTCCTTGGCGTCTGGGCCTGCCGCTTTGTTGATTGGTTTTTTGTTGGTTGGAACTTCTATGTTCTGTGTTGTTCAGAGTGCTGCAGAGCTTTCCTGCCAGTTCCCGGTTTCTGGTTCATACGCCACACATGTCAGCAGGTTCATAGATGAATCGATCGGGTTTACTGTAGCTACAAACTATGCTCTAGCTTGGCTGATTTCATTTCCGAGCGAATTAATTGGTTGTTCACTTACAATTTCGTATTGGAACCAAACTGTTAATCCTGCCGTTTGGGTGGctattttttatgtttttatTATGGTATTGAACTTGTTTGGCGTGAGAGGCTTTGCAGAGACCGAATTTGCCTTGTCAATTATCAAGGTCATTGCTATAtttatctttattattattggtATCGTCCTAATTGCCGGAGGAGGGCCCAACTCTACGGGATATATTGGAACTAAATACTGGCACGACCCAGGTGCGTTCGCGAAGCCCGTCTTCAAGAATTTGTGTAACACATTTGTTTCCGCCGCCTTTTCCTTCGGTGGCAGTGAATTAGTACTGTTAACAAGTACAGAATCTAAAAACATTTCAGCTATATCACGTGCTGCCAAAGGTACGTTCTGGAGAATTGCGATTTTTTACATCACGACCGTTGTCATTATCGGATGTCTGGTGCCTTATAACGATAGTAGGCTGCTCAGCGGTTCGACTAGCGAAGATATCTCTGCGTCCCCCTTTGTTATTGCTTTGAGTAACACAGGATCAATGGGCCAAAAAGTTTCCAACTTCATGAATGTTGTTATCCTTGTTGCAGTGGTATCCGTTTGCAATTCGTGCGTTTATGCTTCTTCGAGACTAATTCAAGCTCTAGGTGCATCAGGCCAACTTCCGTCAATCTGTTCCTATATGGACAGAAAAGGAAGACCTTTGGTTGGTATTGGGATTAGTGGCGCATTTGGTCTTTTAGGTTTTCTTGTAGCCTCGAAAAAGGAGGACGAGGTCTTTACTTGGCTTTTCGCTCTTTGTTCcatttcatcatttttcacATGGTTTTGTATTTGCATGTCACAGGTTAGATTTAGAATGGCTTTGAAAGCGCAAGGAAGATCCAAGGACGAAATAGCTTACAAATCTATGCTGGGTATTTACGGAGGAATTTTAGGATGCATACTAAATGCTTTGCTAGTTGCAGGTGAAATATACGTGTCTGCCGCCCCGGTTGGCAGCCCTAGCTCCGCCGAAGCCTTCTTTGAGTACTGTTTAAGTATTCCAATTATGATTGTCGTTTATGTTGCGCACAGAATTTATCGAAGAGATTGGAAAAACTGGtatatcaagaaaagtGACATTGATCTTGACACCGGATGTTCCGTGGAGAATCTGGAGCTTTTCAAAGCGCAAAAAGAAGCGGAGAAACAACACATTGCTTCTAAACCGTTCTACTACAAGATTTATAGATTTTGGTGTTAG
- a CDS encoding sugar porter family MFS transporter has product MSSPQSSVESTIDIRNAPNTDTHVAPPVEKEWSDEFDNEVLNGDNIEPPKRGLLGYLVIYLLCYPISFGGFLPGWDSGITAGFINMDNFKMNFGSYKHSTGEYYLSNVRMGLLVAMFSIGCAIGGLMFARLADTLGRRLAIVIVVLVYMVGAIIQISSNHKWYQYFVGKIIYGLGAGGCSVLCPMLLSEIAPTDLRGGLVSLYQLNMTFGIFLGYCSVYGTRKYDNTAQWRIPLGLCFLWALIIIIGMLLVPESPRYLIECERHEEARASIAKINKVSPEDPWVLKQADEINVGVLAQKELGEASWKELFSVKTKVLQRLITGILVQTFLQLTGENYFFFYGTTIFKSVGLTDGFETSIVLGTVNFFSTIIAVMVVDKIGRRKCLLFGAAGMMACMVIFASIGVKCLYPHGQDGPSSKGAGNAMIVFTCFYIFCFATTWAPVAYIVVAESFPSKVKSRAMSISTACNWLWQFLIGFFTPFITGSIHFYYGYVFVGCLVAMFLYVFFFLPETIGLSLEEIQLLYEEGVKPWTSASWVPPSKRGIPAEERNTEKKDWKKFLKFSKGSD; this is encoded by the coding sequence atgTCTAGTCCCCAATCATCTGTTGAGAGTACCATAGATATTCGAAATGCTCCCAATACTGACACTCATGTCGCACCACCCGTAGAAAAAGAGTGGTCGGATGAGTTTGACAATGAAGTCCTAAACGGGGATAACATTGAGCCACCAAAGAGGGGGCTCCTAGGTTACCTTGTCATCTACTTACTATGTTATCCTATATCCTTTGGGGGTTTCCTACCTGGTTGGGATAGTGGTATTACAGCAGGTTTCATTAACATGGACAACTTTAAAATGAATTTCGGATCTTACAAGCATAGTACTGGAGAATACTATTTGAGCAACGTGCGTATGGGTCTTCTTGTGGCAATGTTCAGTATTGGGTGTGCCATAGGTGGTCTTATGTTTGCCCGTCTTGCCGATACTTTGGGTAGAAGGCTGGCGATTGTGATCGTGGTGTTGGTATATATGGTCGGCGCAATTATTCAGATCAGTTCAAACCACAAATGGTACCAATACTTTGTCGGTAAGATCATTTACGGTCTTGGTGCTGGTGGCTGTTCGGTGTTGTGTCCAATGCTTTTGTCCGAAATAGCTCCCACAGACTTGAGAGGTGGGCTTGTTTCACTATATCAATTGAACATGACctttggtattttcttAGGTTATTGTAGCGTTTATGGTACAAGAAAATACGACAACACTGCACAATGGAGAATTCCTCTTGGGCTCTGCTTTTTATGGGCTCtgattattattattggtATGTTATTGGTTCCAGAATCCCCAAGATATCTGATCGAATGTGAAAGACATGAGGAAGCACGGGCTTCCATTGCCAAGATTAACAAGGTTTCACCAGAGGATCCATGGGTACTTAAACAAGCTGATGAAATCAACGTCGGTGTCCTTGCCCAAAAAGAACTAGGGGAAGCTTCGTGGAAGGAACTTTTCTCGGTCAAAACAAAAGTCCTTCAACGTTTGATTACAGGTATTCTTGTTCAAACCTTTTTGCAACTTACCGGTGAAAactacttcttcttctatggGACTACCATTTTCAAGTCAGTTGGGCTTACTGATGGGTTCGAAACCTCCATCGTCCTGGGTACAGTGAACTTCTTTTCCACTATTATTGCTGTTATGGTCGTAGACAAAATCGGTCGTCGTAAatgtttattatttggtgCAGCTGGGATGATGGCCTGTATGGTCATATTCGCAAGTATCGGGGTGAAATGTCTTTACCCTCATGGCCAGGATGGTCCCTCTTCGAAAGGTGCAGGTAATGCCATGATCGTGTTCACCTGTTTCTATATATTCTGCTTTGCAACGACATGGGCTCCTGTTGCTTATATCGTGGTCGCTGAATCGTTCCCCTCAAAGGTCAAGTCTAGAGCAATGTCGATTTCCACTGCATGCAACTGGTTATGGCAATTCTTGATCGGTTTCTTCACACCATTCATCACCGGATCTATCCACTTCTACTATGGTTACGTGTTTGTGGGTTGCTTGGTTGCTATGTTTTTGTacgtcttcttcttcttaccGGAAACAATTGGTTTATCTTTAGAGGAAATCCAATTACTATATGAAGAAGGCGTAAAACCATGGACATCTGCATCTTGGGTTCCTCCTTCAAAGAGAGGAATTCCTGCTGAGGAAAGAAATACCGAAAAGAAAGattggaagaaatttttgaagttctCAAAGGGTTCTGATTGA
- a CDS encoding mannitol dehydrogenase family protein — protein sequence MTKSNETTAISLNAKTLKSFESTLPIPTYPREGVKQGIVHLGVGAFHRSHLAVFMHRLMQEHHLKDWSICGVGLMKADALMRDAMKAQDCLYTVVERGIKDTNAYIVGSITAYMYAPEDPRAVIEKMANPDTHIVSLTVTENGYYHSEATNSLMTDAPEIVNDLNHPEKPATLYGYLYEALLLRYKKGLTPFTIMSCDNMPQNGVTVKNMLVAFAKLKKDEKFAAWIEDKVTSPNSMVDRVTPRCTDKERKYVTDTWGIKDQCPVVAEPFIQWVLEDNFSDGRPPWELVGVQVVKDVDSYELMKLRLLNGGHSAMGYLGYLAGYTYIHEVVNDPTINKYIRVLMREEVIPLLPKVPGVDFEEYTASVLERFSNPAIQDTVARICLMGSGKMPKYVLPSIYEQLRKPDGKYKLLAVCVAGWFRYLTGVDMNGKPFEIEDPMASTLKAAAVKGGKDPHELLNIEVLFSPEIRDNKDFVAQLTHSLETVYDKGPIAAVNEILDQV from the coding sequence atgacaaaatcAAACGAAACAACAGCTATCAGCTTGAATGCTAAGACTCTAAAGAGTTTTGAATCTACTCTTCCAATACCAACTTATCCCAGGGAAGGTGTTAAACAAGGTATTGTTCATCTTGGGGTTGGTGCATTCCATCGTTCTCATTTAGCTGTTTTCATGCATCGTTTGATGCAGGAGCACCATTTGAAGGATTGGTCCATCTGTGGTGTCGGTTTAATGAAGGCAGATGCACTAATGCGCGATGCTATGAAGGCTCAAGATTGTCTCTACACAGTTGTGGAACGCGGTATCAAGGACACTAACGCTTACATTGTCGGTTCCATTACTGCTTATATGTATGCTCCCGAAGATCCAAGAGCtgtcattgaaaagatgGCCAATCCAGACACACATATCGTGTCTCTGACCGTCACAGAAAACGGTTACTACCACAGTGAGGCAACAAACTCATTGATGACCGATGCTCCTGAAATCGTCAATGACTTGAACCATCCAGAGAAGCCGGCCACTCTGTACGGATACCTATATGAGGCCTTGTTGCTACGTTACAAAAAAGGTCTTACTCCATTTACTATTATGTCATGTGACAACATGCCCCAGAATGGTGTCACAGTCAAGAACATGCTTGTTGCATTTGCCAAGTTAAAGAAGGATGAGAAGTTCGCTGCTTGGATCGAAGATAAGGTTACTTCTCCTAATAGCATGGTTGATCGTGTGACCCCACGTTGTACTGATAAAGAGCGCAAGTACGTCACTGACACCTGGGGAATTAAGGATCAGTGTCCCGTTGTCGCAGAGCCTTTCATCCAATGGGTTCTTGAAGACAATTTCTCTGATGGCCGTCCTCCATGGGAACTTGTTGGCGTTCAAGTCGTCAAGGATGTCGATTCCTAtgaattgatgaaattacGTCTGCTTAACGGTGGTCACTCTGCCATGGGGTACTTGGGATACTTGGCAGGCTACACGTATATACATGAGGTTGTCAACGACCCAACTATCAACAAGTACATCCGTGTGTTGATGCGTGAGGAAGTCATTCCATTATTGCCTAAAGTGCCGGGCGTTGATTTCGAAGAATACACCGCCTCAGTGTTGGAAAGATTCTCTAATCCTGCAATTCAGGACACCGTCGCACGTATTTGTTTGATGGGCTCTGGTAAGATGCCTAAGTATGTTTTGCCATCTATCTATGAACAGTTGCGCAAACCAGATGGTAAGTACAAGTTATTGGCAGTGTGTGTCGCTGGCTGGTTCCGTTACTTGACTGGTGTAGACATGAATGGTAAACCATTCGAAATTGAGGATCCTATGGCATCAACCTTGAAAGCAGCCGCAGTTAAGGGTGGTAAAGATCCTCACGAATTGCTTAACATCGAGGTCCTTTTCAGTCCTGAGATCCGTGATAACAAGGATTTTGTTGCGCAGTTGACCCACTCCCTAGAAACCGTTTATGATAAAGGCCCAATTGCCGCTGTTAACGAAATTCTAGACCAAGTGTGA
- a CDS encoding acetate uptake transporter family protein produces the protein MEPISSGSSLQSNMRETVQTQHAEILPQVSNENKNKPSCEHFESVNEYIMVGGRLFKKGDTNSFLEDLGSGTPVEQPRQVGFANPLPLGLASFSFMCLTLGLVNARVRGVTNLYLLNASFIFGGAVVLLSGLLSFCVGDTFCMTVFGSFGGFWISWGCLNLEQFGVTKAYADDPQALQNVLGFYLAGWTVFNFLVMVCSMKSTWGIFLLLLFLDLTFLMLCIGSFTQSANVSMAGGYFGILSSCCGWYSLYCSIANKDSSYVPLVAYPMPGSQIV, from the coding sequence ATGGAGCCCATATCTTCAGGATCCTCACTTCAAAGCAATATGAGAGAAACAGTACAAACCCAACATGCGGAAATACTCCCACAGGTGtcaaatgaaaacaaaaataaaccTAGCTGCGAACACTTTGAGTCTGTCAATGAGTATATCATGGTTGGGGGCagacttttcaaaaagggtGACACGAACAGCTTCTTGGAAGACCTAGGTTCCGGTACGCCTGTAGAGCAACCAAGACAAGTTGGTTTCGCCAATCCCCTCCCACTAGGGTTAGCTTCTTTCTCGTTTATGTGTTTAACATTAGGTTTGGTAAATGCAAGAGTGCGTGGAGTCACCAAtctttatttattgaaCGCatcctttatttttggtgGTGCCGTTGTTTTGCTTTCAGGACTTCTTTCCTTCTGCGTCGGAGATACATTTTGTATGACCGTTTTTGGATCATTTGGGGGGTTTTGGATTAGTTGGGGGTGTCTCAACCTTGAACAATTCGGTGTGACTAAAGCATATGCCGATGATCCTCAGGCACTGCAAAATGTGCTGGGATTTTACCTAGCAGGATGGACCgtattcaatttcttggtCATGGTCTGTTCCATGAAGAGCACTTGGGGGATATTCCTGTTGCTACTTTTTCTGGACTTAACATTTTTAATGTTATGCATCGGTTCCTTCACACAAAGCGCTAATGTGTCGATGGCAGGAGGATACTTTGGTATATTGAGCAGCTGTTGTGGTTGGTATTCCTTATATTGTTCAATCGCGAATAAAGATAGCTCCTACGTTCCTTTAGTCGCATATCCAATGCCAGGTTCTCAAATTGTATGA
- the YPS6 gene encoding aspartyl protease (GPI-anchored aspartic protease~similar to YIR039C): MQLFPLLSLALSLTYSQTVFGSSSNSYVKLPVQKLANIPDMDSQGASDIFKRDEVFNSTLVNALGMYVVKLEIGTPPQTVYLQVDTGSSDMYVNDADNAYCELMSYGSDYASTDNYELTATFTELPSSTISSEAYTTLCSYWGAFSASNSSTFKYNDTHFDETYGDGTYYKGTYGTDVVSLGNITLESFSFGVANSTENQAGILGISLPVGENTDSLENAYNITPFEYKNFPMALKSHGKIEKTAYSLFLNEPDAHFGSILFGAVDKSKYSGQLYTVPMLQAFNTIDSLNPGMFVTAQGVAIVDSDSKNKTASEVQFPVLFDSGTTYSTLPTGIADAIGKIFGGKYSSVDQGYIVDCSKVNNTQLSFDFGGFNISANISNFVTPAKDRCLLNIEATDSGFVLGDAFLVDAYVVYDLENREVSIAQASFNDQEEDIKIISDGVPGATTAPGYYSTWVYTPGSPIGTGDFYNISWTSYSENSEYQTLIATAIPSSSSSSSSSSSSSDETTTKNRNSGDSLYQSSLFFSLISFFLSHIFL; the protein is encoded by the coding sequence ATGCAATTGTTTCCCCTTCTATCGTTAGCGTTATCTTTGACCTATTCTCAGACTGTTTTCGGCTCGTCCTCAAACTCTTATGTCAAGTTACCGGTACAAAAGTTAGCAAATATTCCGGATATGGACTCGCAAGGTGCGTCTGATATTTTTAAGAGAGATGAAGTGTTCAATTCGACCTTGGTGAATGCCTTAGGAATGTATGTCGTCAAATTGGAAATCGGAACCCCTCCTCAAACCGTGTACCTTCAGGTGGATACTGGCTCTTCAGATATGTATGTTAATGATGCCGATAATGCCTATTGCGAATTAATGTCTTATGGATCAGACTACGCTTCAACTGATAACTACGAGCTCACCGCAACATTCACTGAGCTTCCCTCTAGCACCATCTCATCAGAAGCTTATACCACTCTTTGTTCCTACTGGGGTGCATTCAGTGCCAGCAACTCCTCTACTTTCAAGTACAATGACACTCACTTTGATGAAACTTATGGCGATGGTACGTATTATAAAGGAACGTATGGAACAGATGTTGTCTCCTTAGGAAACATTACATTAGAaagtttttcctttggGGTAGCCAACAGTACAGAGAACCAAGCTGGGATTCTGGGCATATCGCTTCCTGTCGGAGAAAATACAGATTCGCTTGAAAATGCCTATAATATAACCCCttttgaatataaaaaCTTTCCTATGGCATTGAAAAGTCACGGGAAGATTGAGAAGACAGCATATTCcttgtttttgaatgaacCTGACGCACACTTTGGAAGCATCTTATTTGGTGCCGTCGATAAAAGTAAATACTCAGGGCAGCTTTACACTGTGCCTATGCTACAGGCCTTCAATACAATCGATTCACTGAATCCAGGGATGTTTGTTACAGCGCAGGGCGTTGCGATTGTAGATAGCGACtccaaaaacaaaactgcTTCAGAGGTTCAATTCCCTGTATTGTTTGATTCTGGTACAACCTATTCTACTCTACCTACTGGAATTGCAGATGCGATTGGCAAGATTTTTGGCGGAAAGTACAGCTCTGTTGACCAAGGCTACATAGTTGACTGCTCGAAAGTCAACAATACTCAACTGtcttttgattttggaGGATTCAATATCTCTGCAAACATATCTAATTTCGTGACACCAGCCAAGGATCGTTGCCTGTTGAATATTGAAGCCACTGACTCGGGATTCGTGTTAGGAGATGCTTTTCTTGTCGACGCATACGTTGTGTACGATTTAGAAAACCGCGAAGTTTCTATTGCCCAGGCCAGCTTCAACGATCAGGAAGAGGATATTAAAATTATTTCTGACGGCGTCCCGGGTGCCACGACTGCTCCTGGATACTACAGTACATGGGTGTATACACCTGGCAGTCCCATCGGAACAGGGGACTTCTATAACATCAGTTGGACGTCCTATTCAGAGAATTCTGAATACCAAACGTTAATTGCCACCGCAATTCCAAGTAGCAGTAGCAGTAGTAGCAGTAGTAGCAGCAGTTCAGATGAAACAACTACAAAAAACCGGAACTCCGGAGACAGCCTCTACCAATCatccttatttttttcgctgatatctttttttctatcgcacatttttttgtga